The following are encoded together in the Adhaeribacter arboris genome:
- a CDS encoding UDP-glucose dehydrogenase family protein, which produces MKIAVVGTGYVGLVTGTCLAEVGMDVTCIDIDVKKIENLKKGILPIYEPGLEEMVLRNTAQGRLQFSNDIEASIQDADVAFIAVGTPPGEDGSADLKYVLAVARSIGKYMNNYIVVVTKSTVPVGTAIKVKAAITEELALRNSYEEFDVASNPEFLKEGAAIEDFLKPDRIVVGVESARAEEVMRRLYKPFLLNGHPIIFMDVPSAEMTKYAANSMLATKISFMNDIANLCEIMGADVNMVRKGIGSDPRIGNKFIYPGIGYGGSCFPKDVKALIKTASENGYSMQILKAVESVNENQKSVLFNKVLEHFGGELAGKTFALWGLSFKPKTDDMREAPSLVIIEKLLAAGANVRAYDPVAMNEAKHTLGDTIVFAKDQHDALIDADALLIITEWPEFRTPNLKVLGKLMNDKVIFDGRNIYEAKEIQEAGFAYYCIGVKTNLHDVATV; this is translated from the coding sequence ATGAAAATTGCAGTTGTAGGAACAGGCTACGTAGGCCTGGTTACTGGAACCTGTCTGGCCGAAGTGGGCATGGATGTTACCTGTATTGACATTGACGTTAAAAAAATTGAAAACCTGAAGAAAGGTATCTTACCAATCTATGAGCCAGGATTAGAAGAAATGGTGTTACGGAACACCGCTCAAGGCCGTCTGCAGTTTTCAAACGACATTGAAGCCAGCATTCAGGACGCTGACGTAGCATTTATTGCTGTTGGAACCCCTCCCGGCGAAGATGGCAGCGCTGATTTAAAATATGTATTAGCTGTTGCCCGGAGCATCGGTAAATACATGAACAATTACATTGTAGTAGTAACCAAAAGTACAGTACCAGTTGGTACAGCTATTAAAGTTAAAGCTGCTATCACCGAAGAATTAGCTTTACGCAATTCTTATGAGGAGTTTGATGTGGCTTCTAACCCTGAGTTCCTAAAAGAAGGAGCTGCTATCGAAGACTTCCTGAAACCAGATCGTATTGTAGTTGGTGTTGAGTCTGCTCGTGCTGAAGAAGTAATGCGCCGTCTGTACAAGCCTTTCTTATTGAATGGTCACCCGATTATTTTCATGGACGTACCTTCCGCTGAAATGACTAAATATGCCGCTAACTCTATGCTGGCTACTAAAATTTCCTTTATGAACGATATCGCTAACCTTTGCGAAATTATGGGTGCTGATGTGAATATGGTGCGCAAAGGTATTGGTAGCGATCCCCGGATTGGTAATAAATTTATTTACCCAGGTATTGGTTACGGTGGTTCTTGCTTCCCGAAAGATGTGAAAGCATTAATTAAAACTGCATCTGAAAATGGGTATAGCATGCAGATTTTAAAAGCAGTAGAATCCGTTAACGAAAACCAAAAATCAGTATTATTTAACAAAGTGTTGGAGCATTTTGGTGGTGAACTTGCCGGTAAAACGTTTGCCTTATGGGGACTTTCCTTTAAGCCAAAAACCGACGACATGCGTGAAGCGCCGTCTTTAGTTATTATTGAAAAGTTATTAGCAGCGGGTGCCAACGTACGGGCTTACGATCCAGTGGCTATGAACGAAGCAAAACATACTTTAGGTGATACTATTGTTTTTGCTAAAGATCAGCACGATGCCCTGATTGATGCCGATGCTTTGTTAATTATTACCGAATGGCCTGAGTTCCGTACTCCTAATCTGAAAGTTTTAGGCAAGTTAATGAATGATAAAGTAATTTTTGACGGTAGAAATATTTATGAAGCCAAAGAGATCCAGGAAGCAGGATTTGCGTATTATTGCATCGGCGTGAAGACTAATCTTCACGATGTAGCAACCGTCTAA
- a CDS encoding UDP-glucuronic acid decarboxylase family protein, producing MTRKRVLITGGAGFLGSHLCDRFIREGYHVIAMDNLITGDLRNIEHLFKLEQFEFYHHDVSKYVHVPGHLDYILHFASPASPIDYLRIPIQTLKVGSLGTHNLLGLAKGKDARMLIASTSEVYGDPEVHPQVEEYWGHVNPVGPRGCYDEAKRFQEAMTMAYHMHHGLETRIVRIFNTYGPRMRLDDGRVLPAFITQALRGEELSIFGDGSQTRSFCYVDDLIEGIYRLLLSDYPLPVNIGNPDEITIKEFAEEICNITGVPLNLGYQPLPKDDPQKRRPDITKAKEILGWEPKVSRAEGLKRTLEYFKEHV from the coding sequence ATGACTAGAAAACGCGTACTTATTACCGGCGGAGCCGGCTTCTTAGGCTCGCATCTCTGCGACCGCTTTATCCGGGAAGGTTACCATGTTATTGCCATGGATAACCTTATCACCGGTGATTTGCGCAACATCGAGCATTTGTTTAAGCTCGAACAATTTGAATTTTATCATCACGACGTATCCAAATACGTGCACGTGCCCGGTCATTTGGATTACATCTTACATTTTGCCTCTCCGGCAAGTCCTATCGATTATTTGCGTATTCCTATTCAGACCCTGAAAGTAGGGTCTTTGGGTACGCATAATCTGTTGGGTTTAGCCAAAGGAAAAGATGCCCGGATGTTGATTGCTTCCACTTCGGAAGTATACGGCGATCCGGAAGTTCACCCGCAGGTAGAAGAATACTGGGGGCACGTAAACCCCGTGGGACCCCGTGGTTGTTACGACGAAGCAAAGCGTTTCCAGGAAGCTATGACAATGGCGTACCACATGCACCACGGTTTGGAAACCCGCATTGTCCGGATATTTAATACGTATGGCCCGCGCATGCGCCTGGATGATGGTCGTGTATTGCCGGCTTTTATTACGCAGGCTTTACGGGGGGAAGAGTTGTCTATTTTTGGCGATGGTTCACAAACGCGTTCTTTCTGCTACGTAGATGATTTAATTGAAGGCATTTACCGTTTACTGCTTAGTGATTATCCTTTACCGGTTAACATTGGCAACCCTGATGAAATTACTATTAAAGAGTTTGCCGAAGAGATTTGTAATATTACCGGAGTGCCGCTCAACTTAGGATACCAGCCTTTACCAAAAGATGATCCACAGAAGCGTCGACCGGACATAACGAAAGCGAAAGAGATTCTCGGTTGGGAACCGAAAGTTTCGCGGGCAGAAGGCTTAAAACGTACTTTAGAATACTTTAAAGAACACGTATAG
- a CDS encoding MFS transporter produces MIHLVSTSIYNLYRNAFGGLSRAAWMLALVMFINRCGAMVLPFLSVYLTETLHFTVQQVGFTLSLFGLGSMFGSFLGGWLTDKFGHFWVQIISLMLGGSFFFLLLTLKTFISFATGVFVLSLITECLRPANSASVSFYTNNTNITRAFSLNRMAVNLGFSIGPALGGLLATYSFQWLFIADGCSSLAAGLFFYFYFRHRSGRRAVSTIKSKAVVLAPNKLPYRDTKFILYALLSCCFGIVFFQFFSNLPLYYRQVYFLPGTTIGILFALNGLVVFSLEMVLVYLIGKRYQLTHLISAGTLLAGFSFILFIWFQGIWVLYLAMFILSIAEILAMPFMATVPVLQSQSDNRGAYMGMFTLSYSVAFVVGPYLGSSLITHFGFSGLWWFTGALASLAALGFWRLVPMMEKAEKEH; encoded by the coding sequence GTGATCCACCTTGTCTCCACTTCCATTTATAACCTTTACCGCAATGCCTTTGGCGGCTTATCGCGGGCGGCCTGGATGCTGGCTTTGGTTATGTTTATTAACCGATGCGGGGCAATGGTATTGCCCTTCCTTAGCGTTTATCTCACCGAGACTCTGCATTTTACGGTGCAACAGGTGGGTTTTACGCTAAGTTTATTTGGTTTAGGATCTATGTTCGGTTCGTTTCTGGGTGGTTGGCTTACCGATAAGTTTGGCCATTTTTGGGTTCAGATAATTAGTTTAATGTTAGGCGGCAGCTTTTTCTTTTTACTTCTAACTTTGAAAACATTTATCTCCTTTGCCACAGGTGTTTTTGTACTTAGTTTAATTACCGAGTGTCTACGACCAGCTAATTCAGCCTCCGTTAGTTTTTACACCAACAACACTAATATTACCCGTGCATTTTCCCTGAACCGGATGGCGGTTAACCTGGGCTTTTCTATTGGTCCCGCTCTGGGAGGTTTATTGGCTACTTATTCGTTTCAGTGGTTGTTTATTGCCGATGGATGTAGCAGTCTGGCTGCCGGGCTATTTTTTTACTTTTACTTTCGCCATCGTTCGGGTAGGAGAGCAGTTTCAACAATAAAGTCAAAAGCAGTTGTTTTAGCACCAAATAAGTTGCCTTACCGCGACACAAAATTTATTTTATATGCTTTATTGAGTTGCTGCTTTGGAATAGTTTTCTTCCAGTTTTTTTCAAATTTGCCTCTGTACTACCGACAAGTATACTTTTTACCCGGAACAACTATTGGAATACTTTTCGCTCTTAACGGACTGGTCGTTTTTTCTTTAGAAATGGTATTAGTCTACCTCATTGGTAAACGCTACCAGTTAACACATCTAATTAGTGCGGGTACCTTATTGGCCGGCTTTTCTTTTATCCTGTTTATCTGGTTTCAAGGTATATGGGTATTGTACCTGGCCATGTTTATATTAAGTATAGCCGAAATTTTAGCCATGCCATTTATGGCAACTGTACCGGTGCTGCAATCCCAATCAGATAACCGCGGAGCTTATATGGGTATGTTTACTTTATCGTATTCCGTTGCTTTTGTAGTAGGGCCTTACCTGGGCTCCAGTTTAATTACCCACTTTGGCTTTTCGGGGCTGTGGTGGTTTACCGGAGCTTTGGCTTCTTTAGCTGCTCTTGGCTTCTGGAGATTAGTACCCATGATGGAAAAAGCAGAAAAGGAACATTAA
- a CDS encoding ABC transporter ATP-binding protein, which translates to MSFWSRIKNFTRLTSAKSADKSPLSLKERVNALKNIPAFLKLIWQTNAALAAGNIFLRLIRSAIPLATLYIAKLIIDEVIRITQSPDDVNTSYLLSLVALEFGLAIFSDILNRGTALLDSLLGDLFANKSSVELMKHAATLDMAQFEDSVFYDKLERARRQTLSRTILMSQVLGQMQDIITMGFLAVGLIAFNPWLILLLLVAVIPAFLGESHFNERSYSLVHSWTPERRELDYLRLTGASDETAKEIKIFGLADFLINRFQELSDKFYNDNKKLALRRAAWGSVFAALGSIGYYGAYLYIIYQTINGQISIGQLTFLSGSFARLRGLLEGILNRFSSIAEGALYLQDFFDFFQLTPHIKTNPQSRPFPQPIRHGFTFDNVGFKYANSPDKWAIRHLNFTLAAGEKLALVGENGAGKTTLVKLLARLYDPSEGRILLDGYDLREYNPEDLRKEIGVIFQDFVRFQMTASNNIAVGRIEEKENLSRIQTSAAQSLADSVIQKLPGGYDQMIGRRFAKGVELSGGEWQKMALGRAYMRNAQLLILDEPTAALDARAEHEVFQRFAELTHGKTAVLISHRFSTVRMADRILVIENGQLLEIGSHIELLAKDGRYAELFRLQAKGYQ; encoded by the coding sequence ATGTCTTTCTGGTCCAGAATAAAAAATTTTACTCGTTTAACCAGTGCTAAATCTGCGGATAAATCGCCTTTAAGCTTAAAAGAGCGGGTAAATGCGCTGAAAAATATACCGGCTTTTTTAAAACTGATCTGGCAAACCAATGCTGCTCTGGCAGCGGGCAACATTTTTTTACGGCTTATTCGTTCGGCTATTCCGCTAGCGACTTTATACATTGCCAAGCTCATTATCGACGAAGTAATCCGGATTACCCAGTCTCCGGATGATGTAAACACTTCCTACCTCCTCTCGCTGGTAGCACTGGAATTTGGCCTGGCTATTTTTTCGGATATTCTAAACCGGGGCACCGCTTTACTCGACAGTTTGCTGGGAGATTTATTTGCCAATAAAAGCTCCGTAGAACTAATGAAACACGCTGCCACCTTAGACATGGCACAGTTTGAAGATTCGGTGTTTTACGATAAACTGGAACGCGCCCGACGTCAGACTTTGAGCCGGACCATTTTAATGTCGCAGGTTTTGGGGCAGATGCAAGATATTATAACCATGGGATTTCTGGCCGTTGGCTTAATTGCTTTTAATCCGTGGTTAATTTTACTGTTGCTAGTGGCCGTAATTCCAGCGTTTCTAGGAGAATCGCATTTTAACGAACGAAGCTATTCACTCGTGCACAGCTGGACACCCGAACGCCGCGAACTTGATTACCTGCGTTTAACCGGAGCCAGCGACGAAACGGCCAAAGAAATTAAAATTTTCGGGCTAGCCGATTTTCTCATTAACCGGTTTCAAGAACTTTCTGATAAATTCTATAACGACAATAAAAAACTAGCTTTAAGAAGAGCCGCCTGGGGCAGTGTTTTTGCTGCTCTGGGTAGTATTGGCTATTACGGTGCTTACTTGTATATTATTTACCAAACCATCAATGGCCAGATTAGTATTGGGCAGCTAACTTTTTTATCCGGTTCGTTTGCGCGGTTACGGGGTCTGCTGGAAGGTATTTTAAACCGGTTTTCCAGCATTGCCGAAGGAGCTTTGTATCTTCAGGATTTTTTCGATTTCTTCCAATTAACGCCACACATTAAAACGAACCCACAATCCCGGCCTTTTCCCCAACCTATCCGGCACGGGTTTACCTTTGATAATGTCGGCTTTAAATACGCTAACTCACCGGATAAATGGGCCATCCGGCATTTGAACTTTACTCTCGCGGCCGGCGAAAAACTGGCTCTGGTGGGGGAAAACGGGGCCGGTAAAACTACCCTGGTTAAATTACTGGCTCGCCTCTATGACCCCAGCGAAGGTCGCATTTTACTTGACGGTTACGATTTACGCGAATATAATCCGGAAGATTTACGCAAAGAAATTGGGGTGATATTTCAAGATTTTGTCCGGTTTCAAATGACCGCTTCAAACAATATTGCCGTAGGTCGGATTGAGGAAAAAGAAAATCTTTCTCGTATTCAAACATCGGCAGCTCAAAGCCTGGCCGATTCGGTTATTCAGAAATTACCCGGGGGTTACGACCAGATGATTGGTCGTCGCTTTGCCAAAGGAGTAGAATTATCGGGTGGTGAATGGCAGAAGATGGCACTGGGCCGGGCTTACATGCGCAATGCCCAACTACTTATTCTGGACGAACCAACCGCCGCCTTGGATGCCCGTGCCGAACACGAAGTATTTCAGCGTTTTGCCGAATTAACGCATGGTAAAACTGCCGTGCTTATTTCCCACCGATTCTCTACGGTACGCATGGCCGATCGCATTTTAGTTATTGAAAACGGACAACTTCTGGAAATTGGCTCTCACATTGAATTACTGGCAAAAGATGGCCGTTATGCCGAATTGTTCCGGCTCCAAGCCAAAGGATACCAGTAA
- a CDS encoding TetR/AcrR family transcriptional regulator: MEQITDKKKIIFATTLALVRENGFHGTTMSMLIKNSGVAAGTIYHYFDSKDTLIMDLHAYIREIMANAILEGDDENKNFKDRFSAFWTHQWEFYTQHPDALYFIEQFVNSPYIHRCPQNGNDRCQNIITQFVKTGIDTGILKPMNYKLMGTMVHSSVITAAKVKLNNRLPLSDEELKQVVDMVWDGIVKD; this comes from the coding sequence GTGGAACAAATTACCGATAAAAAGAAAATAATCTTCGCCACCACTTTGGCGCTTGTCCGGGAAAATGGGTTTCATGGTACTACCATGAGCATGCTCATTAAAAACTCGGGAGTAGCAGCCGGTACTATTTACCATTATTTTGATTCGAAAGATACTCTTATAATGGACCTGCATGCTTATATCCGGGAAATAATGGCTAATGCCATTTTGGAGGGCGACGATGAGAATAAAAATTTTAAAGATCGGTTTAGCGCTTTCTGGACCCACCAATGGGAGTTTTATACCCAACATCCGGACGCTTTATACTTTATTGAGCAGTTTGTGAATTCGCCTTACATCCATCGGTGCCCCCAAAATGGTAATGATCGCTGCCAGAATATTATCACCCAATTTGTAAAAACGGGAATTGATACCGGAATTTTGAAACCAATGAATTATAAACTTATGGGTACTATGGTGCACAGCAGTGTCATTACGGCCGCCAAGGTAAAGCTGAATAACCGGCTCCCTTTAAGCGACGAAGAATTGAAACAGGTAGTAGATATGGTTTGGGATGGAATTGTAAAGGATTAA
- a CDS encoding TolC family protein, translating into MKKIKWWACRVALGCLFAPLNLLAQVNTPNTANGLTLEQCIELALKNQPAVQQALIDEEIGEREINIGLAGWMPQLNAQYNFQHYLKMPVTFFPNDAGVPTPRTIGVANTSTLQLQANQTLYSNDVLLASRAARFIRLQDDQNTQNVKISTVVNVSKAFYDILLTQEQLRILAEAIVRQEKQQKDALAQYENGIVDKTDYQRATISLRNTLSDRKRTQESIKSKTAFLKELLGYQPETGLQLAFERNKMEQNILADTTEALNFANRVEFQQLQTQKQLQNLNVTYYRWGFLPTVSAFLNYNIVNQNNEFSEVFKQTFPNSLVGLSVGLPIFQGTRRIQNLRRAQLQNQRLEVGIANTKNIINTEYQEALANYKSDLNEYNTTKSNVAVAEDVYRIIKLQYDEGIKTYLEVITAETDLRTTQLNYFNSLYRLLASKLDLQRAQGTINVN; encoded by the coding sequence ATGAAAAAAATAAAATGGTGGGCATGCCGGGTGGCATTGGGATGCTTGTTCGCTCCTTTAAACTTATTAGCGCAGGTAAACACCCCAAACACAGCTAATGGACTTACCCTGGAGCAATGCATCGAATTAGCGCTTAAAAATCAGCCGGCAGTACAGCAGGCGCTCATTGATGAAGAAATAGGCGAGCGGGAGATTAACATTGGTTTGGCGGGTTGGATGCCCCAGTTAAATGCGCAGTATAATTTTCAGCATTACTTAAAAATGCCGGTTACCTTCTTCCCGAATGATGCCGGGGTACCTACTCCGCGCACGATTGGGGTAGCGAATACCTCTACGCTGCAGTTACAAGCTAACCAAACTTTATACAGCAACGACGTATTGCTGGCATCGCGGGCAGCCCGGTTTATTCGGTTACAAGACGATCAAAATACGCAGAACGTAAAAATAAGCACGGTAGTAAATGTAAGTAAGGCTTTTTACGATATTCTGCTTACCCAGGAGCAGCTACGTATTCTGGCCGAAGCTATAGTGAGACAAGAAAAGCAACAAAAAGATGCTCTGGCACAATATGAAAACGGCATCGTAGATAAAACCGACTATCAGCGGGCAACTATTTCGCTGCGGAATACCCTTAGCGACCGGAAAAGAACTCAAGAGTCCATTAAATCCAAAACTGCTTTCCTGAAAGAGTTATTGGGTTATCAGCCCGAAACTGGTTTGCAATTAGCTTTTGAGCGTAATAAGATGGAACAAAATATTCTGGCAGATACCACCGAAGCGCTAAATTTTGCTAACCGGGTAGAATTTCAGCAACTGCAAACGCAAAAACAACTGCAAAATTTGAATGTTACCTACTACCGATGGGGCTTTTTACCAACTGTTTCCGCTTTTTTAAACTACAATATTGTTAATCAGAACAATGAATTCTCGGAAGTATTTAAACAGACTTTTCCTAATTCATTAGTTGGGTTAAGTGTGGGCTTACCTATTTTCCAAGGTACCCGTCGTATTCAAAACTTACGCCGGGCTCAATTGCAAAATCAGCGGTTAGAGGTAGGAATAGCGAATACCAAAAATATAATTAATACCGAATACCAAGAGGCTCTGGCCAATTATAAAAGTGATCTGAATGAGTATAATACTACCAAAAGTAACGTGGCAGTAGCCGAAGATGTATACCGTATTATTAAACTACAGTACGACGAAGGTATTAAAACCTACCTGGAAGTAATTACCGCCGAAACTGATTTACGTACTACCCAGCTGAATTACTTCAATTCGCTTTATCGGTTGCTCGCCAGTAAATTAGACTTACAGCGTGCTCAGGGAACAATTAATGTAAACTAA
- a CDS encoding efflux RND transporter periplasmic adaptor subunit: MNSNLFSLATGIMFTVGLAACNKSQNAGQPNPLNAPVPVNAYTVAQEKVVGTDTYPGTVVALNEVELRPQVAGYITNMYVQDGQMVTKGQKLYEIDRTQYQATYNQAQANLRSAQANLERARQDAERYENLAKQDAVARQRVDYARAELGTAEAQVAAAQAGVSGASTNLRYSIITAPMSGRIGIAQVKVGSQVSPGTTLINTISADNPIAVDIVINESEVPRFIRLRNKSAADSTFTIQFTDGSVYPYPGKIQAIDRAINPQTGTITVRVGFPNKERQLIPGMIAVLRVRNADIGEQLVIPNKAITEQMGEFYAYVIQGDSVIQNKVALGSRVADKVVIREGLKAGDKVVVEGTQKLRPGAKITLGAPTAAAGPATGR, encoded by the coding sequence ATGAATAGCAATTTATTTTCTTTGGCAACTGGCATTATGTTTACGGTTGGGCTGGCGGCTTGCAACAAATCTCAAAATGCGGGTCAACCTAATCCCCTGAACGCCCCAGTGCCGGTTAATGCTTATACCGTAGCGCAGGAAAAGGTAGTAGGTACCGATACCTACCCCGGAACCGTAGTAGCTTTAAACGAAGTAGAGCTTCGCCCGCAAGTAGCCGGTTATATTACAAACATGTATGTGCAAGACGGACAAATGGTAACGAAAGGCCAGAAACTGTACGAAATTGACCGCACCCAGTACCAGGCTACTTATAACCAAGCGCAGGCAAATTTACGGAGTGCTCAGGCTAACCTGGAAAGAGCCCGGCAAGATGCAGAACGCTACGAGAATTTAGCGAAGCAAGATGCGGTAGCCCGGCAACGGGTAGATTACGCGCGTGCTGAATTAGGTACGGCCGAGGCGCAAGTAGCGGCGGCTCAGGCGGGTGTTTCCGGAGCGTCAACTAATTTACGGTATTCTATTATTACCGCTCCTATGAGTGGCCGGATTGGCATTGCCCAAGTTAAAGTAGGTTCGCAGGTTTCGCCAGGAACCACGCTTATTAATACTATTTCGGCGGATAATCCTATTGCCGTGGATATTGTAATTAATGAAAGTGAGGTGCCGCGTTTTATCCGGTTACGAAATAAATCCGCTGCTGATTCTACTTTTACCATTCAATTTACAGATGGCAGCGTTTATCCGTATCCGGGTAAAATCCAGGCGATTGACCGTGCTATCAACCCACAGACGGGTACCATAACCGTGCGGGTAGGCTTTCCCAATAAGGAGCGCCAGTTAATTCCCGGCATGATTGCCGTTTTACGAGTACGAAACGCCGATATTGGAGAACAGTTGGTTATTCCAAACAAGGCAATTACAGAGCAGATGGGTGAGTTTTATGCCTATGTTATCCAGGGAGATTCGGTTATTCAGAACAAAGTGGCTTTGGGTAGTAGAGTGGCCGATAAGGTAGTAATCCGCGAAGGTTTAAAAGCCGGCGACAAAGTAGTGGTAGAAGGAACGCAAAAACTGCGGCCCGGCGCTAAAATTACGTTAGGTGCCCCAACCGCTGCCGCCGGTCCAGCTACTGGTAGGTAG